The sequence CAGATCCTTAGGCGTTTAAACCCAAGCTGTGCAGACGTTAAGTTCGGCTCACAGGAGGCAAACCTAATCCTCGATCAGAAATTCCTTAGTCAGCAACCTAACTTACTCGCCGATGAACAAAGGACAGTAAACCAGGCGTCAAAGGCTCAATCCAAGGAATCCCAACCTAATCAATACCCGGTCATCAATCAGCCGGTGCGTACAGTCTTTGCTGACGAACCTGACCACAAGCGCCAAGAAATCTACTACACCAAGAAATTCTTAGGGGATAAACAAGCCTACGGATTTCCGGAAGCCTCGAGAGTCTTGGTCAGCGAAGGAACCGTCATCTCTCCCTTAGCCCGAGACACCTTGAAACAACGGCGAATCGAGCTCTGTCTAGAGAGAGAAAAAGGGAGGGGACAAGGATGATCCTAGCCCGAGTCATCGGAAATGTCTGGTCGACCCGCAAAGAAGAATCCCTGCGCGGTCTAAAATTCCTGGTCGTCCAACCCGTGACCCTCTCTTACCAGGAGGACGGAACCCCTAAGCTCAGGGAGTTCGGGAATTCCCTCATTGCCGCCGACCAAATCGGAGCCGGCGAGGATGAAATCGTCATGATCGCCAGCGGATCCTCCGCCCGCCAAGGCTTAGCCAATAACAACATCCCTATCGATGCCACCATCGTCGGCATCATCGATAAAGAAACCTTTGAAGCGTAACGCTTAAGCAGGTGAAAAAATGAGTAAATTAACCCCTCAAGAAATCAGCGAGAAAGTTCGAGAGGCAGGGGTTGTGGGAGCAGGGGGCGCCGGATTTCCCACCCATGTCAAACTCTCGGCCCAGGCCGAAATAGTGATTGTCAATGCGGCGGAATGTGAGCCCTTACTGAAAACCGACCAACAACTGGCCGCCCGCTATCCCGAAGAACTCATTAAGGGTTTAACCTTAGCTATGGAATCGACGGGAGCCCCAAAAGGGATCATCGCTTTAAAAGCCAAATATAAAGAAGCCATCATCGCTTTAACCCCCTATGTTCAAACCCGAGATAACCTAGAGATCGTGATTATGCCGGATATCTATCCGGCGGGAGACGAAGTCATCACCATCTGGTTAACCACGGGACGGCGAGTACCACCGGGGGGAATCCCCTTAAACATCGGCGTTGTGGTCAACAACGTCCAGACCCTGATCAATGTGGCCAAAGCCGCCGAGGGAACCCCCGTCACCACCCGAACCCTCACCGTTACAGGGGCCGTAAAAAACCCGATTACCGTCACTGTGCCGATTGGAACCTCCATCCGAGACGTCCTGGAACTGGCGGGCGGAGAACAAGGAGACTTAGCCTATATTAATGGAGGGCCGATGATGGGCAGCCTCATCAGCGACCTCTCAGCCCCGGTCACTAAAACCACCGGCGGACTGATAGCCCTACCCAAGGGTCATATGCTCATCGAACGCAAAGGAATGACCGTGGACAGCATCTTGCGCATTGCCAAAACCGTCTGCGAACAGTGCAGCTTCTGTACGGATCTTTGCCCCAGACATCTGATCGGTCACGAACTCCCGCCTCATAAACTGATTCGGGCGGTAAACTACCAAAAGGTGGGAGACCCGAGCCTGGTCACCAGTGCGCTAACCTGCTCGGAATGCGGGGTTTGTGAAGCCTATGCCTGTCCGGTGGGAATCTCCCCCCTCAGAGTCAATATCGCCTTAAAAGCAGAGCTTAGAGCCCAGGGCATCAAGTATCAGGGAGAGCTGGGCAAAGTTGACCCCATGGCTCAACACCGCTTAGTGCCTTCCGCCCGCCTCATGGATCGCTTGAGACTAAGACCTTGGTACAAAGAAGCCCCCTTATCCTTAGATAAGTATGAACCGGCCGAAGTCAGCCTCAAACTGCAGCAGCATATCGGAGCCGCCGCCGTCCCGGTTGTCCAGGTCGGAGACAGAGTTCGAGTGGGACAGCTCATCGGTGACATTCCGGAAGGAGCCCTCGGTGCCAAGCTTCATGCCAGCCTTGAGGGAACCGTGACTCAAGTTACGCCCCAAGCCATAACGATAGGGAAAGGTGGTGCAGCCAAATGATCCATGCCATAGGGCTGGTGGAAACAACCAGTATAGCCCAAGGGATAGAGTGCGCCGATATCATGAGCAAAACAGCGGATGTAACTATTTTGGTCGCCAAAACCATCTGCCCTGGAAAATACATCGTCATGGTCAGCGGGGATGTCTCCGGAGTCCAGCAGTCCGTGAACGCCGGAGTCGACTTAGGAGCAGAGACCGTGGTGGATTCCTTTGTCATTCCCAATGTCCATCCCTCAATCCTGCCCGCCATCGGGAGAGCGAACGCTCTAAAGGATATTAAGGCCTTAGGCATCATAGAAACCTTTACCGTTGCCTCCCTCATCGAAGCGGCGGATGCGGCAGTTAAAGCCGGAGATGTGGAGCCGCTGCTCTTACATCTGGCTTTTGGAATCGGGGGTAAAAGCTACACCCTCCTCACCGGAGAAGTCGCTTCCGTTAAAGCCGCTGTGGAAGAAGGAAGCACCCTGGCCAGTGATAAAGGACTTCTCATCCGCCAAGTTGTGATCCCCAGACCCGCGAAGCAGCTTGTTGAAAGTCTGCTCTAAGGAGTTCGAAGCTGGCAGCACGAGGCACGAAGTCGGGATCACAAACTCGATGCTGGCTAAGTGAACGATTGATCATAGTTAGTACGAAGTACTAAGCGAGAAGACCCAAAAAACCATTGCAAAACCAAGTAGGGAAACGAGGCGCAAAGCTAAGGTTTACCCCTAAACGCTAGTATTGTAATTTTAACTCGAACCACGATAAGGAGGTGTACTATGGGACGATTTATCTCGGCAGCCGTTCTGCGGGATATGGCCAAATTAGGGAAAAATATCGTTTTAGAAGAAGACAGTGTCCTAACCCCATCCGCCAAGGATCTTGCTAAAGAACTGGGAATTACCATTAGCAAAGGCAGAGAAGAAATTATCGGCCACAATGTTGTAGGGCAAGCAGGAGTACAACTGATTAATTCTGAGTCCGGGGTTAAAGCGGTTAGTGTTTCCTCTGGCACAGAAGTAACAAACACCAAGGATACCGACCTAAAAAAAGCCGTCCAGAAGATTCTGGGAGAGGTTCTTAAACCCGCCTGTGCAAACCCGAAAGCGACCCATGTCAAAGGAGAAACGGTTGTGATTCAGCCATTTCCGGAAGCGCCTCCCGGACAAAAAGTAGGTCTGGTAGACGTGATTGATTCTCGGGTGGGCAATCTGGCCTCAGGGTTTATGACCTTTGATCATTCTAGGCTGCCATGGTTCTTAAACTATGATGAAGTTGATTACGTCATCGAAGGGGAGTTTGTCCTGGAAGTTGGAGGGCAAGTCTTCCGTGCTAAGGCTGGAGATGTGTTGTACATTCCTAAGGGAAGTCAGGTCGTCTTTTCCTCGCCAACGTTTTGTAAAGTTTTCTATTGTACCTATCCGGCTAACTGGGCTGAGTTTTGCGATTAAGAGCGTTTCCGAAGCGGGAGAAAGTCACAAAAAGAGGGATGCCATTGACATCCCTCTTTTTGTGCGTTCTTATGAACTTCTAAGTAATTAGATCCTGTTGCCGTTTTTAAGATGTTCCTCTGCAAATTGGATCATACGCTTAGTCATTTGACCGCCGACAGAGCCATTTTCACGGCTTGTTCGATCACCGCCTAATTGAAGACCCATTTCGCTGGCTACCTCATATTTGAATTGATCTAATTGCTGAGAAGCCCCTTGAGCTGCTGGTGTATTTGTACTTCTTTCTCCTGACATAGTAAATTCCTCCTTGTTTCTTTAGTTAAATTTAATTATTTTCCATTTTAGATGGCTGTATTATATTATCCAAATTACCGAGTTCAAACCTGGTAATTTCATTAATATTAAGGTTCATTTACCATGTATGGATCAATTTAGAACTTATGTATCCAAGGATAAACAACCAAAGAATATGAATAGACCACTATAAGAATGTCATCTAATTAGGAAATAAGACTTACATTTCTGAAAAGTCCTCTCAACTGTAAACAACCTAGGCCTAACAAAGAAAAATCTAACCAAA comes from Desulfosporosinus meridiei DSM 13257 and encodes:
- a CDS encoding 4Fe-4S dicluster domain-containing protein, whose product is MSKLTPQEISEKVREAGVVGAGGAGFPTHVKLSAQAEIVIVNAAECEPLLKTDQQLAARYPEELIKGLTLAMESTGAPKGIIALKAKYKEAIIALTPYVQTRDNLEIVIMPDIYPAGDEVITIWLTTGRRVPPGGIPLNIGVVVNNVQTLINVAKAAEGTPVTTRTLTVTGAVKNPITVTVPIGTSIRDVLELAGGEQGDLAYINGGPMMGSLISDLSAPVTKTTGGLIALPKGHMLIERKGMTVDSILRIAKTVCEQCSFCTDLCPRHLIGHELPPHKLIRAVNYQKVGDPSLVTSALTCSECGVCEAYACPVGISPLRVNIALKAELRAQGIKYQGELGKVDPMAQHRLVPSARLMDRLRLRPWYKEAPLSLDKYEPAEVSLKLQQHIGAAAVPVVQVGDRVRVGQLIGDIPEGALGAKLHASLEGTVTQVTPQAITIGKGGAAK
- a CDS encoding BMC domain-containing protein; its protein translation is MIHAIGLVETTSIAQGIECADIMSKTADVTILVAKTICPGKYIVMVSGDVSGVQQSVNAGVDLGAETVVDSFVIPNVHPSILPAIGRANALKDIKALGIIETFTVASLIEAADAAVKAGDVEPLLLHLAFGIGGKSYTLLTGEVASVKAAVEEGSTLASDKGLLIRQVVIPRPAKQLVESLL
- a CDS encoding cupin domain-containing protein, translated to MGRFISAAVLRDMAKLGKNIVLEEDSVLTPSAKDLAKELGITISKGREEIIGHNVVGQAGVQLINSESGVKAVSVSSGTEVTNTKDTDLKKAVQKILGEVLKPACANPKATHVKGETVVIQPFPEAPPGQKVGLVDVIDSRVGNLASGFMTFDHSRLPWFLNYDEVDYVIEGEFVLEVGGQVFRAKAGDVLYIPKGSQVVFSSPTFCKVFYCTYPANWAEFCD
- a CDS encoding EutN/CcmL family microcompartment protein; the encoded protein is MILARVIGNVWSTRKEESLRGLKFLVVQPVTLSYQEDGTPKLREFGNSLIAADQIGAGEDEIVMIASGSSARQGLANNNIPIDATIVGIIDKETFEA
- a CDS encoding alpha/beta-type small acid-soluble spore protein, whose amino-acid sequence is MSGERSTNTPAAQGASQQLDQFKYEVASEMGLQLGGDRTSRENGSVGGQMTKRMIQFAEEHLKNGNRI